The sequence TGGCGAGCAGAGTCTTGCCAGCGAGCTTTTTGCCTAATGCCTTCATGCGTTAATGCTCCAAATTTTTCTTTTTTGAACCACTTTGTTCAGCGGCCGAACCCGGACAACTGGAACCGCGGCTAGTCTGGCAAGATCCGAGGCGGTCTTTCAAGAAAAGACCAGCCTTTCTGACAGCTTTGAGCGCGAGCGCCACGGCTCCCCCGCTCAAAGCCTAGCACTTAGCCCTGCAACGCACTGAGGGTCAGGTCCAGGCATTTACGTGCCTTTGTCACCAGCTCATCGATCTCGGCTTTGCTGATCACCAGCGGCGGCGCGATGATCATGGTGTCGCCCACAGCGCGCATGATCAGGCCGTTGTCGAAGCAGAACTGGCGGCAGATCATGCCGACGCCCTTGCCTTCGTAACGCTTGCGAGTGGCCTTGTCCTGCACCAGCTCGATCGCGCCCAACAGACCGACTCCGCGAACTTCACCCACCAACGGGTGATCGTTCAGTTCCCGCAGACGTTTCTGCAAATACGGTGCCGTTTCGTTGTGCGCGTTCTCGATAATTTTTTCATCGCGCAGGATGCGGATGTTTTCCAGACCCACCGCCGCCGCCACCGGGTGACCGGAGTAGGTGAAGCCGTGGTTGAAATCGCCACCTTCGTTGAGCACCGCCACCACGGTGTCGCGAACAATCAGGCCACCCATCGGGATGTAGCCGGAGGTCAGGCCTTTGGCGATGGTCATCATGTCCGGCTTGAGATCGTAGAAATCACTGCCGAACCACTCACCGGTACGGCCGAAACCGCAGATCACTTCGTCGGCGACGAACAGGATGTCGTACTTGGCGAGGATTTCCTTGATGCGCGGCCAGTAGCTGTCGGGCGGAATGATCACGCCGCCGGCGCCCTGGATCGGCTCGGCAATAAAGGCACCGACGTTGTCGACGCCGACTTCGAGAATCTTCTCTTCCAGCTGATTGGCCGCCCAGATACCGAACTCTTCCGGCGACATGTCGCCGCCTTCGGCGAACCAGTACGGTTGCGCGATGTGGACGATGCCCGGGATCGGCAAGTCGCCTTGTTCGTGCATGTAAGTCATACCACCGAGGCTCGCGCCGGCCACGGTCGAACCGTGATAACCGTTCTTGCGGCTGATGATGACTTTCTTGTTTGGCTGGCCTTTGATCGCCCAGTAGTGGCGGACCATGCGCAGCATGGTGTCGTTGCCTTCGGAGCCGGAACCGGTGAAGAACACGTGGTTCATACCTTCCGGCGCCACGTCGGCAATCGACTTGGCCAGTTCCAGCGCCGGCGGGTGCGCGGTCTGGAAGAACAGGTTGTAGTACGGCAGTTCGCGCATCTGTTTGGCGGCTGCGTCGGCCAGCTCATCGCGACCATAACCGATGGCCACGCACCACAGACCGGCCATGCCGTCGAGAATCTTGTTGCCTTCGCTGTCCCACAGGTAAACGCCCTTGGCGTTGGTGATGATCCGCGGGCCTTTCTCTTTCAGCTGCTTGAAGTCGCTGAACGGGGCCAGGTGGTGATCATTGCTGAGTGCTTGCCACTCGCGGGTTTGCGGGTTGTTGCTGGTCATGCCAATTCTCCTTGTTATCGGTGAAGACGCAGCCGGTGAGGGCCGCGCCCGGCGTATCAGACGGCGAAGAGCAGGTACTCACGCTCCCAGGAACTGATCACGCGCTTGAAGTTTTCATGCTCGGCCCGTTTTACCGCGACGTAGCCAGTGATGAAGGTTTTGCCCAGGTACTTCTCGATGGTCGCGCTGTTTTCCATACGTTCCAGCGCGTCTTCGATGGTCAGCGGCAGGCGCAGGTTGCGGCGCTCATAACCACGGCCCACCACCGGCGCGCTCGGGTTGAGGCCTTCGACCATGCCGATGTAACCGCAGAGCAGGCTCGCGGCGATCGCCAGATACGGGTTGGCGTCGGCGCCCGGCAGGCGGTTCTCGACGCGACGGTTCTGCGGGCCGGCATCCGGTACGCGCAGGCCGACGGTGCGGTTTTCTTCGCCCCACTCGACGTTGACCGGTGCCGAGGTGTCCGGCAGGAAGCGGCGGAACGAGTTGACGTTCGGCGCGAACAACGGCAACAGCTCAGGAATCAGCTTCTGCAAACCACCGATGTGGTGCAGGAACAACTGGCTCATGGTCCCGTCTTCATTAGAGAAGACGTTTTTGCCGGTCTCGATGTCGATGATGCTCTGGTGCAAGTGCATCGCACTGCCCGGCTCACCGGTCATCGGCTTGGCCATAAAGGTCGCGGCCACGTCGTGCTTGAGTGCGGCTTCGCGCATGGTGCGCTTGAACACCAGAATCTGGTCGGCCAGCGACAGTGCGTCGCCGTGACGGAAGTTGATTTCCATCTGCGCCGTGCCGTCTTCGTGGATCAGCGTGTCGAGGTCCAGTTCCTGCAGTTCGCACCAGTCGTAGACGTCTTCGAACAGCGGGTCGAATTCGTTCGCCGCTTCAATGGAGAACGACTGACGACCGATTTCCGGACGGCCCGAGCGACCAATCGGCGGCTGCAACGGATAGTCCGGGTCGTCGCTGCGCTTGGTCAGGTAGAACTCCATTTCCGGCGCCACGATCGGCTGCCAGCCTTTGTCGGCATAGAGTTTGAGGACCTTTTTGAGGACGTTGCGCGGCGACAGCTCGATCGGGTTGCCTTGCTTGTCGTAGGTGTCGTGGATCACCTGCGCGGTCGGCTCGATGGCCCACGGCACCATGTACACGGCGTTCTGGTCGGGGCGGCAGATCATGTCGATGTCGGCCGGGTCGAGCAGTTCGTAATAGATGTCGTCTTCGACGTAGTCGCCGGTCACGGTCTGCAACAGCACGCTTTCTGGCAGACGCATGCCTTTTTCGGCAATGAACTTGTTGGTCGGCGAAATCTTGCCCCGGGTGATACCGGTCAAGTCGGCGATCATGCATTCGACTTCTGTG comes from Pseudomonas sp. RU47 and encodes:
- a CDS encoding aspartate aminotransferase family protein, whose protein sequence is MTSNNPQTREWQALSNDHHLAPFSDFKQLKEKGPRIITNAKGVYLWDSEGNKILDGMAGLWCVAIGYGRDELADAAAKQMRELPYYNLFFQTAHPPALELAKSIADVAPEGMNHVFFTGSGSEGNDTMLRMVRHYWAIKGQPNKKVIISRKNGYHGSTVAGASLGGMTYMHEQGDLPIPGIVHIAQPYWFAEGGDMSPEEFGIWAANQLEEKILEVGVDNVGAFIAEPIQGAGGVIIPPDSYWPRIKEILAKYDILFVADEVICGFGRTGEWFGSDFYDLKPDMMTIAKGLTSGYIPMGGLIVRDTVVAVLNEGGDFNHGFTYSGHPVAAAVGLENIRILRDEKIIENAHNETAPYLQKRLRELNDHPLVGEVRGVGLLGAIELVQDKATRKRYEGKGVGMICRQFCFDNGLIMRAVGDTMIIAPPLVISKAEIDELVTKARKCLDLTLSALQG
- a CDS encoding glutamine synthetase family protein, with product MSTNLDQLTDWLKDHKITEVECMIADLTGITRGKISPTNKFIAEKGMRLPESVLLQTVTGDYVEDDIYYELLDPADIDMICRPDQNAVYMVPWAIEPTAQVIHDTYDKQGNPIELSPRNVLKKVLKLYADKGWQPIVAPEMEFYLTKRSDDPDYPLQPPIGRSGRPEIGRQSFSIEAANEFDPLFEDVYDWCELQELDLDTLIHEDGTAQMEINFRHGDALSLADQILVFKRTMREAALKHDVAATFMAKPMTGEPGSAMHLHQSIIDIETGKNVFSNEDGTMSQLFLHHIGGLQKLIPELLPLFAPNVNSFRRFLPDTSAPVNVEWGEENRTVGLRVPDAGPQNRRVENRLPGADANPYLAIAASLLCGYIGMVEGLNPSAPVVGRGYERRNLRLPLTIEDALERMENSATIEKYLGKTFITGYVAVKRAEHENFKRVISSWEREYLLFAV